One part of the Chloroflexota bacterium genome encodes these proteins:
- a CDS encoding cyclic nucleotide-binding domain-containing protein, with protein MVELPYDRFIRAYTKDDMVFKENNPGKEMFIVRSGKIHLYKERQDGRILLAAVHEGEFFGEMSLVDNSPRSATAIAAEDTELIVLDEPKFLYLLHHQPEFALVVMQKLCETLRRVTDGWAHERQNGNILP; from the coding sequence ATGGTTGAGCTTCCTTATGATAGGTTCATACGGGCTTATACCAAGGACGATATGGTATTCAAGGAGAACAACCCCGGGAAAGAAATGTTCATCGTCCGTTCAGGGAAGATACACCTGTATAAGGAGCGGCAAGATGGAAGAATCCTCCTCGCCGCTGTTCACGAGGGAGAGTTTTTTGGGGAGATGTCTCTCGTGGATAACAGTCCTCGGTCTGCCACTGCCATCGCCGCTGAGGATACCGAGCTCATTGTTCTCGACGAACCAAAGTTCCTTTATCTTCTCCACCACCAACCCGAGTTTGCTCTGGTCGTCATGCAAAAACTGTGCGAGACTCTGCGTCGGGTGACGGATGGATGGGCGCACGAAAGACAAAATGGAAACATCCTTCCCTAA